The Sporocytophaga myxococcoides genome includes a window with the following:
- a CDS encoding ATPase: protein MAKAKVVGETKDAGFQFGLRKTFHNSFEEVWTFMFSLNGLNIWLGSLATELSEKQTYKTKEGIEGAIRLIKVYSHIRLTWKKKGWNNVSQLQVRVMNNEGKTVISFHHDHLSDVNQRNEMKDHWNKVMEKISKELEKKS, encoded by the coding sequence ATGGCAAAAGCAAAGGTTGTAGGAGAGACCAAAGATGCAGGATTCCAGTTTGGACTTAGGAAAACATTTCATAATTCTTTTGAAGAAGTATGGACTTTTATGTTTTCTTTAAATGGACTTAACATTTGGCTTGGTTCTCTTGCTACTGAGTTATCAGAGAAACAGACCTATAAAACGAAAGAAGGCATAGAAGGGGCGATAAGACTTATAAAAGTATATTCGCATATAAGACTTACCTGGAAGAAAAAAGGATGGAATAATGTATCGCAACTTCAGGTAAGGGTTATGAATAATGAAGGAAAAACAGTAATAAGTTTTCATCATGATCATTTATCTGATGTCAATCAAAGAAATGAAATGAAAGACCATTGGAATAAAGTGATGGAAAAGATCTCAAAGGAGTTAGAAAAAAAATCTTAA
- a CDS encoding DinB family protein has translation MENIVVKNQEVVISVNQLLGQWQGHRRLTRRVIEAFPEDKLFNYSIGGMRTFSALVMEMIEIAYPGVQGLIDGNWKDEVKEQPKTKEELLHLWDVLTERIDRLWPLIPIERFQTVEAAFGMYEDALYSTVLYFIDNEIHHRGQGYVYLRSLGIEPPAFYER, from the coding sequence ATGGAAAATATAGTAGTTAAAAATCAGGAAGTTGTAATCAGTGTAAACCAGCTTTTAGGTCAGTGGCAGGGTCATCGCAGATTAACACGTCGAGTTATTGAAGCTTTTCCTGAAGACAAATTATTTAATTATTCCATCGGAGGCATGCGTACCTTTTCTGCTCTCGTTATGGAAATGATTGAAATAGCTTATCCAGGGGTACAAGGACTGATCGATGGGAACTGGAAAGATGAGGTGAAAGAACAACCCAAAACTAAAGAAGAGCTTCTTCACCTGTGGGATGTGTTAACAGAAAGGATTGACAGATTATGGCCGCTGATCCCGATTGAAAGATTTCAGACTGTAGAGGCCGCCTTTGGAATGTATGAAGATGCCTTATATTCTACAGTTTTGTATTTTATTGATAATGAAATCCACCACAGAGGGCAAGGGTATGTTTATCTTAGGTCATTGGGAATTGAGCCTCCTGCATTTTACGAAAGATAA